A single genomic interval of Flavihumibacter rivuli harbors:
- a CDS encoding nucleoside recognition domain-containing protein has protein sequence MALNIVWIAFFLIAFAIALIKLVFFGDVEIFKKLADGIFDSAKSSVMDVALPLAGTMVFFLGLMNIAEKAGAIRFLARYLNPFMKRIFPEVPDGHPAMGQMVMNFSANMLGLDNAATPFGLKAMESLQSLNPDKDKATNAQIMFLVLHTSGLTLIPLSIIAYRISTNSAQPAAIFIPCVLGTLMTTLASIVVVGIWQRLRWDMVLIGGLLGTIAAIGLMMFYVNSLDAAQKEVFSKVVGNLLLFVLVVLIIVGGVWKKVNVFDAFIEGAKGGFDVVLKIIPYLVGMLVAIRVFRDSGALGYVTDGMAWLIQAMGFNTDFVPALPVAIMKPFSGSGARGMMLDVFKNPALGPDSFPGLAASIFQGSADTTFYIIALYFGSVGIKKVRYAIWAGLIADIIGVIAAVFIAYIFFH, from the coding sequence ATGGCACTGAATATTGTCTGGATCGCTTTCTTCCTGATCGCTTTTGCGATCGCCCTGATCAAACTTGTCTTCTTCGGGGATGTGGAGATATTCAAGAAACTGGCAGACGGGATCTTCGATTCCGCCAAATCTTCCGTGATGGATGTAGCCCTACCCCTGGCAGGTACTATGGTCTTCTTCCTGGGCTTGATGAATATTGCTGAAAAGGCAGGTGCCATCCGTTTCCTGGCCCGTTACCTCAATCCCTTCATGAAGCGGATCTTCCCTGAAGTGCCGGATGGCCACCCGGCGATGGGGCAGATGGTGATGAATTTTTCTGCCAATATGCTGGGGTTGGACAATGCCGCTACCCCCTTTGGGTTGAAGGCCATGGAGAGTTTACAGAGCCTTAACCCCGATAAGGATAAGGCGACCAACGCGCAGATCATGTTCCTGGTGTTGCACACCTCAGGCTTGACCCTGATCCCCCTTTCCATCATTGCCTACAGGATATCTACCAACAGTGCGCAACCCGCCGCTATTTTTATCCCCTGTGTATTGGGTACCCTGATGACCACCCTCGCCAGTATCGTGGTGGTAGGCATCTGGCAGAGGTTGCGTTGGGATATGGTATTGATCGGTGGTTTATTGGGAACCATTGCCGCCATTGGCCTCATGATGTTCTATGTCAACAGCCTGGATGCAGCGCAAAAGGAAGTGTTTTCCAAGGTAGTAGGGAACTTATTATTGTTTGTCCTGGTAGTGCTTATTATAGTTGGAGGTGTGTGGAAGAAAGTGAATGTATTTGATGCCTTTATTGAAGGGGCAAAGGGAGGTTTCGATGTGGTGCTGAAGATCATTCCCTACCTGGTGGGTATGTTGGTGGCGATCCGGGTGTTCCGCGATTCCGGGGCCCTGGGGTATGTAACCGATGGTATGGCCTGGCTGATCCAGGCTATGGGCTTTAACACTGATTTCGTTCCTGCCTTGCCAGTGGCCATCATGAAGCCATTCAGTGGCAGTGGCGCAAGGGGGATGATGCTGGATGTTTTCAAGAACCCTGCGCTGGGACCCGATAGTTTTCCCGGATTGGCGGCCAGTATATTCCAGGGTTCTGCCGATACCACTTTTTATATAATAGCCTTGTATTTCGGCAGTGTGGGCATCAAGAAAGTGCGCTATGCTATCTGGGCCGGTTTGATCGCCGATATCATCGGGGTGATCGCAGCTGTCTTCATCGCCTATATCTTTTTCCATTGA
- a CDS encoding DeoR/GlpR family DNA-binding transcription regulator — protein MLKKERQAYILHKVNLHNKVLSAQLCEEINVSEDTIRRDLQELADQGKLIKVHGGALSHSFSQVNFTSSQVYSLENKVSIARKAASLIKDGMFVLTSGGTTIMELAKALPPGLKATFISGSIPTVLEYMNHPNIDVIVIGDKVSKSSRITVGAEAINQIKRIKADLCFLGINAIDLKHGVTDNDWEVVMIKRAMIESSQKVIGLTIAEKMDTFQPLHICDLKEVDMLITELNPRDERLLPYHQAGIQIL, from the coding sequence ATGCTAAAGAAGGAAAGACAGGCCTATATTCTGCACAAGGTCAACCTGCACAACAAGGTTCTTTCTGCACAACTATGCGAGGAGATCAATGTTTCAGAAGACACGATCCGTCGCGACCTGCAGGAACTTGCAGACCAGGGCAAACTCATCAAGGTACATGGCGGGGCATTATCCCATTCATTCAGCCAGGTGAACTTCACTTCCAGCCAGGTGTACTCACTGGAGAACAAAGTAAGTATCGCCCGCAAAGCTGCTTCGCTGATCAAGGACGGCATGTTTGTATTGACCAGTGGCGGCACCACTATCATGGAACTCGCCAAGGCCCTTCCACCGGGACTAAAGGCGACTTTCATTTCCGGCAGCATCCCAACCGTGCTGGAATACATGAACCACCCCAATATTGATGTCATCGTGATCGGCGATAAGGTTTCGAAGAGTTCACGCATCACTGTCGGGGCGGAAGCGATCAACCAGATCAAGCGCATCAAGGCTGACCTTTGTTTCCTGGGCATCAATGCCATTGACCTCAAACATGGTGTTACCGATAATGACTGGGAAGTCGTGATGATCAAACGCGCCATGATAGAATCCTCCCAAAAAGTGATCGGCCTCACCATCGCCGAGAAAATGGACACCTTCCAGCCCCTGCACATCTGCGACCTGAAGGAAGTGGATATGCTGATCACCGAACTCAATCCCAGGGACGAACGCCTGCTCCCCTACCACCAGGCGGGCATCCAGATCCTCTAA
- the ychF gene encoding redox-regulated ATPase YchF, with product MGLQAGIVGLPNVGKSTLFNAVSTSAKAQASNYRFCTIEPNVGLVDVPDERLYKLSELVKPNRIVPTQIEIVDIAGLVKGASKGEGLGNKFLANIREVDAIVHVIRCFEDENILREEGAINPVSDKGIIDTELQLKDLESVEKKLQRAEKMAKTGDAKTKAELEVLKRCYAHLEAGKNIRELHLDKEERSAIADLFLLTEKPVLYVANVDEASMHTGNKYSEALKAAVAAENAEVIVMNNSIEQQIAEMEDPADKELFMDEYKMTEPALNKLIRATYKLLNLQTYFTAGVQEVRAWTIHEGWKAPQAASVIHTDFEKGFIKAEVIAYADFIQYGSEAACRDAGKLRIEGKEYIVKDGDVMHFRFNV from the coding sequence ATGGGATTACAAGCAGGTATCGTAGGACTTCCAAACGTGGGTAAATCAACCCTGTTCAATGCAGTTAGCACCAGCGCCAAGGCACAGGCCAGCAACTATCGTTTCTGTACCATTGAACCGAATGTTGGACTGGTAGATGTACCGGATGAGCGACTCTATAAACTGTCTGAACTGGTAAAGCCTAACCGGATCGTTCCTACCCAGATCGAGATCGTGGATATTGCCGGTCTCGTGAAAGGAGCCAGTAAGGGTGAAGGCCTGGGCAATAAGTTCCTGGCCAATATCCGCGAAGTGGATGCTATTGTTCATGTGATCCGTTGCTTCGAAGACGAGAACATCCTGCGTGAGGAAGGCGCTATCAACCCTGTTAGCGACAAAGGGATCATTGATACCGAATTGCAGTTGAAGGACCTGGAAAGTGTGGAGAAGAAATTGCAGCGTGCAGAAAAGATGGCCAAGACCGGCGATGCCAAGACCAAGGCGGAGCTGGAAGTCCTGAAACGCTGTTATGCCCACCTGGAAGCCGGAAAGAATATCAGGGAACTCCATCTCGATAAGGAAGAACGCTCTGCCATTGCCGATCTCTTCCTCCTGACCGAAAAACCTGTTCTCTATGTTGCCAATGTGGATGAAGCCTCCATGCACACCGGCAACAAGTATTCTGAAGCCCTGAAGGCAGCAGTAGCTGCAGAGAATGCAGAAGTGATCGTCATGAACAATTCCATTGAACAGCAGATCGCCGAAATGGAAGACCCTGCCGATAAGGAACTTTTCATGGATGAGTACAAGATGACCGAGCCGGCCCTGAACAAGCTGATCCGCGCCACTTATAAGCTCCTGAACCTGCAGACCTATTTCACTGCTGGTGTCCAGGAAGTACGTGCCTGGACCATCCATGAAGGCTGGAAAGCCCCCCAGGCTGCCAGTGTAATCCACACGGATTTCGAGAAAGGTTTCATCAAGGCAGAAGTGATCGCCTATGCCGACTTCATCCAATATGGCTCAGAAGCAGCCTGCCGCGACGCCGGTAAGTTGCGTATCGAGGGTAAGGAATACATCGTGAAGGATGGTGACGTGATGCATTTCAGGTTTAACGTTTAA
- a CDS encoding RagB/SusD family nutrient uptake outer membrane protein codes for MKARILSIALLALSLGACKKDFLVRNPQDVVTDDTYWTNETNVRSFAYGFYADYFDGYGSGYTWGKYFTGQSLNDDFAPSTPAQFIRNVPTSGGGWSFSNVRKANLFINRVSNSPLAAEAINHWTGVGRFLRALEYHNLVNRFGDVPFYNRELTENDLDELYKPRDSRALVVDSMLADFQYAAANVRVTDGTKGLTINRDVVLAFMSRVFLFQGTWMKYHNIDQAKATAYLQAAKWAANELISSGRYSLSNNYRGNFNSLNLAGNTEMIMYRSYEAGILTHALNSYNNKEPQSGVSRNAVESYLCNDGLPIGVSPLYQGDKTAQAVFSNRDPRMAQTIVQEYRLNGIVGNFSTSGFATHKFLNEAIKDAPEGNSNLNPTDAPIIRYGEVLINYAEAVAELGELTQAELDRSVNVLRNRAGVKLPALQTLGGLPAVNGVAYDDPKRDQTVDPLLWEIRRERRIELMSEGFRLDDLRRWKKLGYTDTEANASINRGAWIKRSDYPGLKDVVIENNAAEGYIVPAWKPETQRLFVDPKVYLDPLPIDQIKLYQDAGKQLAQNPGW; via the coding sequence ATGAAAGCACGTATCTTATCTATAGCATTACTGGCCCTTTCACTCGGTGCCTGTAAAAAAGATTTCCTGGTCCGTAACCCGCAGGATGTAGTAACCGATGACACTTACTGGACCAACGAAACCAATGTCCGCTCCTTTGCCTATGGCTTTTATGCTGACTATTTTGATGGTTATGGTTCCGGTTATACCTGGGGTAAGTATTTTACCGGGCAGAGCCTGAATGATGATTTCGCCCCTTCCACCCCTGCCCAGTTCATCCGCAATGTACCCACTTCAGGTGGCGGCTGGAGCTTCAGCAATGTTCGCAAGGCCAACCTCTTCATCAATAGGGTTAGCAATTCACCGCTGGCTGCTGAGGCCATCAATCATTGGACAGGCGTTGGCAGGTTCCTGAGGGCCCTTGAATACCATAACCTCGTGAACCGATTTGGTGACGTTCCCTTCTACAACAGGGAATTGACAGAAAACGACCTGGATGAGCTATACAAACCGAGGGATTCCAGGGCATTGGTAGTAGATTCCATGCTGGCCGATTTCCAGTATGCCGCTGCCAACGTAAGGGTAACGGATGGCACAAAAGGCCTGACCATCAACCGTGATGTGGTACTGGCCTTTATGTCGAGGGTATTCCTGTTCCAGGGCACCTGGATGAAGTACCATAATATTGACCAAGCCAAGGCTACTGCTTACCTGCAGGCGGCCAAATGGGCAGCGAATGAACTGATCAGTTCCGGACGCTATTCCCTGAGCAATAACTACAGGGGGAATTTCAATTCCCTGAACCTGGCCGGGAATACAGAAATGATCATGTACCGGTCTTATGAGGCGGGCATCCTGACCCATGCCCTGAACAGTTACAATAACAAGGAGCCACAATCAGGCGTTTCCCGTAATGCAGTGGAGAGCTATCTCTGCAATGACGGTCTTCCTATTGGGGTCTCCCCGCTGTACCAGGGCGACAAGACCGCACAGGCTGTATTCAGCAACCGTGACCCCCGGATGGCGCAGACCATTGTACAGGAGTACAGGCTGAATGGCATTGTAGGGAACTTCTCTACTTCGGGATTCGCTACCCATAAATTCCTGAATGAAGCCATCAAGGATGCCCCCGAAGGCAATAGCAATCTCAACCCTACTGACGCCCCCATCATCCGTTATGGTGAAGTGCTGATCAATTATGCAGAAGCCGTTGCGGAATTGGGCGAGCTGACCCAGGCAGAGCTGGACAGGTCGGTGAATGTGTTGCGCAACCGTGCCGGGGTTAAGCTTCCTGCCCTGCAGACCCTGGGTGGCTTACCCGCAGTGAATGGTGTAGCCTATGATGACCCGAAAAGGGACCAAACAGTTGATCCATTGCTTTGGGAGATCAGGCGCGAAAGAAGGATCGAACTGATGAGCGAAGGCTTCAGGCTCGATGACCTGAGGCGTTGGAAAAAACTGGGCTACACAGATACCGAGGCCAATGCATCGATCAACCGTGGTGCCTGGATCAAGCGATCCGACTACCCCGGACTGAAGGATGTGGTAATTGAGAATAATGCGGCAGAAGGTTATATTGTTCCGGCCTGGAAACCGGAGACCCAGCGACTCTTTGTTGACCCCAAGGTTTACCTCGATCCGCTGCCGATCGACCAGATCAAATTATACCAGGATGCCGGTAAACAACTGGCCCAGAACCCTGGATGGTAA
- a CDS encoding SusC/RagA family TonB-linked outer membrane protein, producing the protein MRKIKSLLLFAFFCCLSGIVLGQTLTGQVLDNATKKPIAGASVVAGQKGTASDESGNFSIEMPNGITSITVSSVGFQKQTVNVGKAMNVTIYLQAEEANLDQVVVVGYGSQKKANLTGAVSSVDVKKVLQSRPVTDVGNALQGAVPGLSITNASGALGQNPTITLRGLSGSLNGSGAKPLILLDNVEIPSLNMVNPEDIESISVLKDAAATSIYGTRAAWGVILITSKGGKRNAKATITYSNNFAFSKPTTTPQVAPAVEGTEMAFKAMQRVNPSTTRFGVVGMYFDEIGIQKMREWQQQYGGQDLGPEMVLGRDFEIRSGQLYFYRPWDAGEMFMRDWMPQQKHDLSISGGNDKSTYFASVGYLGQTGVLKANPDKFDRMNATVGFTAKVNEWMDLRSKVFLSKTQTTRPYSFGGDTYDPWYYLLRWPAVYPYGTYEGKPFRSALTETEQSNNISYDANFGRINLGSTFKLHKDLTLDADYNYTRNNDVEHQAGGTVTAYNFWAGGGNLNYSTYTSPSYDKVRYTSWWNEMHTIKAFATYKKNIGEHDLKVIAGTDVEWYKGWSQYSERRTLVNPDQPELPLATGDQFVGGGRGEWATRGYFGRINYAFKDKFLLELNGRFDGSSKFPKNDQWAFFPSLSVGYVLSKEKFMAFSENVLSFLKLRASYGSIGNQDVGSNRFLSTLRSTSSGWVIGGNNIPTFTTPNYVSPSLTWETVSTLDFGVDARFFNNKLGISFDRYIRKTSDIITSGATLPATLGTAAPARNYAEITTNGWELAVDFRHSFNKDLTLNVTAVLSDFQEKVTRYANTTNVITSLYEGKVLGEIWGYETDRFFDKNDFEQDANGNLILQNGRYVMAKGVPSQSVYENSWFFYGPGDIKYKDLNNDGKVDFGTNTLDNPGDQKVIGNTTPRYMYGLNLGLTWKGIDFNMFVQGVGKRDYWANGPIAIPGYRTGEAWFAHQLDYWTPENPNAFYPRPTDHNNTNNARNFLPQTRYLLNMSYTRLKNLSIGYSLPVNLVRKIHLQRLRVYVSGENLAEIDHLKLPIDPEVDLTTAGRNDSNTFGRVYPFRRSYSFGVQVNF; encoded by the coding sequence ATGAGAAAGATCAAGTCTCTGTTGTTATTTGCCTTTTTCTGTTGCCTGTCGGGCATCGTACTGGGGCAAACCTTAACCGGGCAGGTCCTGGATAATGCTACCAAAAAGCCCATTGCCGGCGCTTCTGTGGTAGCAGGCCAAAAAGGAACTGCATCGGATGAATCCGGTAATTTTTCCATTGAAATGCCGAATGGCATAACCAGCATTACCGTTTCCAGTGTTGGGTTCCAAAAGCAAACGGTAAATGTTGGCAAGGCCATGAACGTTACCATTTACCTGCAAGCGGAAGAAGCCAACCTCGACCAGGTAGTGGTAGTGGGATATGGCTCACAGAAAAAAGCCAACCTTACCGGTGCCGTGTCATCAGTGGATGTGAAGAAGGTATTGCAATCAAGGCCTGTCACCGATGTGGGCAATGCCTTGCAAGGTGCCGTACCGGGATTATCGATCACCAATGCGAGTGGTGCCCTGGGCCAGAACCCCACCATCACCCTCAGGGGCCTTTCCGGTTCGCTGAACGGATCAGGCGCCAAGCCCCTCATCCTATTGGACAACGTGGAGATCCCATCCCTGAACATGGTGAACCCGGAAGACATTGAAAGCATTTCCGTGCTTAAAGATGCGGCAGCAACCTCTATCTACGGTACTCGTGCCGCATGGGGCGTTATCCTGATCACATCGAAAGGCGGTAAGCGCAATGCCAAGGCTACCATTACCTATTCGAACAACTTTGCCTTCTCCAAACCAACCACTACCCCGCAGGTTGCACCTGCAGTGGAAGGAACAGAAATGGCATTCAAGGCCATGCAGCGGGTAAATCCTTCCACCACAAGATTTGGCGTAGTGGGCATGTATTTCGACGAGATCGGTATCCAGAAAATGCGTGAGTGGCAGCAGCAATACGGCGGACAGGACCTTGGACCGGAAATGGTGCTGGGTCGTGACTTTGAAATTCGCAGCGGCCAGCTCTACTTCTACCGCCCATGGGATGCAGGCGAAATGTTCATGCGGGACTGGATGCCCCAGCAAAAGCATGACCTGAGCATTTCTGGTGGCAATGACAAATCAACCTATTTCGCCAGTGTGGGCTACCTCGGTCAAACCGGTGTGCTGAAAGCCAACCCTGACAAGTTCGATCGTATGAACGCCACCGTTGGTTTTACCGCCAAGGTGAATGAGTGGATGGACCTGCGTTCCAAGGTATTCCTGAGCAAGACACAGACCACCCGCCCCTATTCCTTTGGAGGCGATACCTATGACCCATGGTATTACCTGCTTCGCTGGCCGGCAGTCTATCCTTATGGCACTTACGAAGGCAAGCCTTTCCGCAGTGCATTGACGGAAACCGAGCAGTCCAACAATATTTCCTATGACGCCAATTTTGGACGGATCAACCTGGGGTCAACTTTTAAATTGCACAAGGACCTTACCCTGGATGCAGACTACAACTACACACGAAATAACGATGTGGAACACCAGGCGGGTGGAACCGTTACTGCCTATAACTTTTGGGCAGGTGGTGGTAACCTGAACTATTCTACGTACACTTCCCCTTCCTATGATAAGGTGAGGTATACTTCCTGGTGGAATGAAATGCACACCATCAAGGCCTTTGCCACCTATAAGAAGAACATTGGTGAGCATGACCTGAAAGTGATCGCCGGTACTGATGTAGAATGGTACAAAGGCTGGTCGCAATATTCAGAACGCAGGACATTGGTGAACCCCGACCAGCCGGAACTTCCCCTGGCAACAGGTGATCAGTTCGTAGGCGGAGGTCGCGGCGAATGGGCCACCAGGGGCTATTTCGGAAGGATCAACTATGCCTTTAAGGACAAGTTCCTGCTGGAACTGAACGGCCGTTTTGATGGCTCTTCCAAATTCCCCAAGAACGACCAATGGGCCTTCTTCCCTTCCTTGTCGGTTGGTTATGTACTGAGCAAGGAGAAGTTCATGGCCTTCTCTGAGAACGTGCTGTCCTTCCTCAAACTGCGTGCCTCCTATGGTTCGATCGGTAACCAGGATGTGGGTTCCAACAGGTTCCTCTCTACCCTTCGCTCTACTTCATCAGGTTGGGTGATCGGAGGCAACAATATTCCCACCTTTACTACCCCCAACTATGTTTCCCCTTCACTTACCTGGGAAACAGTCAGCACCCTTGATTTCGGTGTTGATGCACGCTTCTTCAACAATAAGCTGGGCATCAGCTTCGACAGGTATATCAGGAAGACCAGTGACATCATTACTTCTGGGGCCACACTTCCTGCAACCCTGGGTACGGCAGCACCTGCACGCAACTATGCAGAGATCACGACCAATGGTTGGGAACTGGCTGTTGACTTCAGGCACAGTTTCAACAAGGACCTGACCCTGAATGTAACGGCTGTCCTCTCCGACTTCCAGGAAAAGGTAACCCGTTATGCCAATACCACCAATGTCATCACCAGCTTGTATGAAGGAAAAGTGCTGGGTGAGATCTGGGGTTATGAAACAGACAGGTTCTTCGACAAAAACGACTTCGAACAGGATGCCAATGGCAACCTGATCCTGCAGAACGGTCGTTATGTTATGGCCAAGGGCGTGCCTTCACAGTCGGTGTATGAGAACAGCTGGTTCTTCTACGGTCCCGGCGACATCAAATACAAGGACCTGAACAATGATGGCAAGGTTGACTTCGGGACCAATACCCTTGACAATCCGGGTGACCAGAAAGTGATCGGTAACACTACTCCGCGTTACATGTATGGTCTTAACCTGGGACTTACCTGGAAAGGTATTGATTTCAACATGTTCGTTCAGGGCGTGGGTAAGCGCGATTACTGGGCCAATGGTCCGATCGCCATTCCTGGTTACCGCACCGGTGAAGCATGGTTTGCCCACCAGCTGGATTACTGGACTCCGGAGAACCCCAATGCTTTCTATCCGCGTCCCACCGACCATAACAATACCAATAATGCAAGGAACTTCCTGCCCCAGACCAGGTACCTGCTGAATATGTCCTATACCCGTTTGAAGAACCTTTCAATTGGTTATAGCCTGCCTGTAAACCTGGTTCGCAAGATCCACCTGCAAAGGCTGAGGGTATATGTAAGCGGTGAGAACCTTGCCGAGATCGATCACCTGAAACTGCCTATCGATCCTGAAGTTGACCTGACCACTGCAGGAAGGAATGACAGCAATACATTCGGTAGGGTGTATCCTTTCAGGAGGAGTTATTCATTTGGTGTACAGGTGAATTTCTAA
- a CDS encoding fasciclin domain-containing protein yields MLSIIKKFSRSGLIIAGAMSMLAACNKVPEVEDIAPVTPPSGQTIAEIIDTDPNYSLLKQAVAKAGVGPILAKRDSKLTLFAPDNDAMALSGISSGVINALPAAQLAAILSYHLVPQAVPAANIPESFPNVQMPTFLQPDPTQPLFKLSIFPSRRGNVAFANNIPIKAADKIAANGVIHTPFALIAPPSRVLADTIARDTTLSYLMAAIARADQGLPDGSKFAQYLSNPLVNFTVFAPDNNAFRNLLAFLNLPTDITSIGALPIQTVQGILAYHVHVADVTFPLNPSKIKFARVFSVNLPATPTQVKSLLSGFASPAPPLVVDATQGVKGFVNPTFSKIIGADRNCVNGVFHKIDQVLLPSL; encoded by the coding sequence ATGTTATCCATCATAAAGAAATTTTCAAGAAGCGGACTGATCATTGCGGGAGCGATGAGTATGCTGGCCGCCTGTAATAAAGTACCGGAAGTTGAAGATATCGCCCCGGTTACACCACCCTCCGGGCAAACCATTGCCGAGATCATTGATACCGATCCCAACTATTCCCTGTTGAAACAGGCAGTGGCCAAGGCTGGGGTTGGACCGATCCTGGCCAAGAGGGATAGTAAGCTGACCCTGTTTGCACCGGATAATGATGCCATGGCGCTTTCAGGGATCAGTTCCGGCGTGATCAATGCGTTGCCGGCTGCACAATTGGCTGCGATACTGAGTTACCATCTGGTTCCCCAGGCGGTACCGGCAGCGAATATCCCGGAATCATTCCCGAATGTGCAGATGCCCACTTTCCTTCAGCCTGACCCAACGCAGCCGTTGTTCAAGTTGTCCATTTTCCCTTCCAGGAGGGGAAATGTGGCATTCGCAAATAATATCCCGATCAAGGCGGCAGATAAGATCGCGGCAAATGGTGTGATCCATACCCCATTTGCATTGATTGCCCCTCCATCCAGGGTGTTGGCGGATACTATTGCAAGGGACACAACTTTGAGCTACCTGATGGCAGCTATCGCCAGGGCTGACCAGGGTTTGCCTGATGGTTCCAAGTTTGCGCAATACCTGTCTAATCCGTTGGTGAACTTCACGGTATTTGCACCGGACAATAATGCGTTCAGGAATTTGCTGGCATTCCTCAATCTGCCTACAGACATTACTTCCATCGGTGCTTTACCTATACAAACCGTACAAGGTATATTGGCCTACCATGTGCATGTGGCAGATGTGACTTTCCCTTTGAATCCATCAAAGATCAAGTTTGCAAGGGTATTCTCGGTGAACCTTCCTGCCACCCCAACACAAGTAAAATCACTGCTGAGTGGATTTGCTTCACCTGCGCCACCATTGGTAGTTGATGCTACCCAGGGTGTTAAGGGCTTTGTCAACCCAACCTTTTCTAAGATCATTGGTGCTGACAGGAACTGTGTGAATGGTGTATTCCACAAGATCGACCAGGTATTACTGCCTTCTCTTTAA